TATTGATAGAGATTTTATTGGGAATCTTCTTTGTCTGGATAACACAGCAATACCACCATACTATGCAACAGGTTCAAGACTTTTCGTTCTTCACTATCTAAACATGTTATCACTTATAATGCTCGAGTTAAGCAGATTTGCGGAGGACATGATATTTTTGAATAGTCTAATACCAAATGCACTAAACCCACCTGTTGAACATGTAGCAACAAGTAGTATAATGCCCCATAAGAGAAACCTTGTCACAATGGAAATTGTTAGAGCCAATGCCTCAAAAGTTTGTGGATTGAGTTTTGAGTCTCAATCTATATACAAAGGCCTTCCGTATGGCTACAATCTAGATTTTCAGGAAATAAATAACGCAATTATGCAGTCTCTTGAAGTTGTTCAAAAGACGTTGGAAATAGTTAAAGATTTTATAAATGGTTTAAACATAAATGAGAATGTTATTCAAAAATATATTGAGGATAAACCATGTTGGAGTAGTGACCTAGTTGAGTATATTGCTTTAACTAATGGAAGACCGGCAAGAGAGGTTTATCTAAGTCTTGCTAGATTATTCAAGGAGTGTAGCGCAATAGATTCGAAATGTGTTTCAAAGCTTCTATCTTCACTTAATCTATCGCATGTCGATATTTGGAACATAGTCAAGAACAAACCCATCGAGATAAACATTAAGAAGATACTTGAAGATGCCTGGACAAGGCTCGAAAGAGACAGAAATATTGTTAAAAGCATTTCACTATTCATTGAAAAGTGTACCTCAGCGCTTTTAAGCTAATTTGGTAGAGTATGTGTGAGGGTTCTTGCACATATACACATTGCCTCATGTAAAATGCGAAACAGGATTGAAAAGCCGCCTGCTACTTGAGAATGGTGATGCTGTAGAAGGATGTGGCTTTGGCGCTAAAGGTATTAGTGTAGGAGAGATTGTATTCTCAACTAGTATGACAGGCTATACAGAGGCTTTAACAGATCCTAGCTATGCTGGTCAAATACTTGTATGGACACATCCAATGGTTGGATGCTATGGAGTTCCAACAAAAGCACATAACTATTGTGGTGTTCCACTAAACTATGAATCTGATAAAATACAAGTTGAAGGCTTTGTAATTTCAGAGCTTCCACCACCAAATCACTATCTAAGTATCTATGATTTGAACACATGGCTTTTGAAAAATGGCGTTCCAGGAATGTACAAAGTCGATACAAGAGCTTTGGTCAAAAAACTTAGAGAACGTGGTGTTATGATGAGTGTTTTAGCTGTTTTTCCAGAAGATGAAGAAGTTTCGTGGGACGAACTTGAAAAGAAACTGAGAACAGCCACGAGATACGACTTAATAAATTTTGCACATATAGTGTCGCCAAAGAATATAGTGGTTCATGAGCCTTTGACAAAGCCCGTAGCTACTATAGCTGTTCTTGACTGTGGTCTAAAGTATGGGATATTGAGATGGCTTTTGAGATACGGATTCAAGGTTATAAGATATCCGTGCTGGGCTAAGGCAAGTGAGCTGCTCGATAATTCTAATGGTATTGTTGTAAGCAATGGTCCTGGAAATCCAGCTGTTTTAGTGGATCAAATAAGAACTGTTAGAGAAATAGTTGAATCTGGCAAGCCAGTTCTTGGAATATGCCTTGGTCTGCAGCTTATATCACTATCTCTTGGAGCTAAAATCTACAAGCTTAGATATGGTCATAGAGGACCTAACAAGGGTGTTGTTGATGTTTTAACTGGTAAAAGTTATATAACAACACAAAACCATGGTTATGCAGTTGATCATAGAAGTCTTGTTGAATCAGATTTAATTTTGTGGTTTAGTAATATTGATGACAAGTCTGTTGAGGGGGTTATACATAAAAAACTACCTGTAATCGCAACACAGTTCCATCCAGAAGGGGGGCCAGGACCCCATGACACAACATGGGTATTTGAAATGTTTAAAAAGATGGTGTTAAACCATGGAGGTAGTTAAAAAAGTTCTTGTAATAGGATCTGGGGCTATTAAAATAGCTGAAGCTGCGGAATTTGACTATAGCGGCAACCAAGCGTTGAAGGCTTTGAAGGAAGAGGGTATTGAAACTATTTTAATAAATCCCAATATAGCAACAATACAAACAAGCTATAAATTTGCTGATAAGGTCTATCTCCTGCCCCTCAAAACGGAATATGTTGCTAAGGTTATTGAAATTGAGAGACCAGATGGAATTCTCATAGGTTTTGGAGGACAAACTGCTTTAAGTATTGGTGTAAGACTTCATGATACTGGTGTGTTGAGTAAATATGGTGTGAAGGTTTTGGGAACACCAATTGAGGGTATTAGAAGAGCATTGTCGAGGTCGTTGTTTAGAGAAACTATGGTTAAGCATGGAATACCTGTTCCACCAAGCAAAGCCACAACATCTATTGATGAAGCTATTAAAATAGCTGAGGAAATGGGGTATCCGGTCATGGTTAGGGTTAGCTTCAATCTCGGTGGAGCAGGAAGCTTTGTTGCGTGGAGAAGAGATGAGTTGGTGAAGAAACTTAGAGCAGCTTTTGCACAATCAGAAATAGGTGAGGTTTTAGTTGAGAAGTATCTTCATCACTGGAAGGAGATAGAGTTTGAGGTTGTTAGAGATAGCTATGACAATGTAGCTGCAGTTGCATGTTTGGAGAATCTAGATCCTATGGGGGTGCATACTGGTGAATCTATTGTTGTAGCACCATGTCAAACGCTTACAGATTTTGAGTATCAACTCTCTAGAAACTTGTCAATAGCAACTGAGAGAGCTATAATGCTTGTTGGTGAAGGAAATGTTCAAGTAGCTCTAAATCCATGGAATAGTGAAGAAGCTTATGTAATTGAAACTAATCCGAGAATGTCAAGAAGCAGTGCTCTTGCTAGCAAGGCAACAGGGTATCCACTTGCATACATTGCTGCTAAACTTGCACTTGGATATAGACTTTACGAGGTTTTAAACAAGGTTACAGGTAAAACATCTGCTTGCTTCGAGCCTAGTCTCGACTATGTTGTTATAAAGATTCCTCGATGGGATTTGGACAAGTTTCCATATGTTGAAAAAACACTTGGTACAGAGATGAAAAGTGTTGGAGAGGTTATGGCAATTGGAAGAGCATTTTTAGAAGCTTTGCAAAAAGCAATAAGAATGCTTGATATTGGTGAGCCGGGTCTTGTTGGTGGAAGAATCTATGAGGATGATACAATCTCAATTGATTACGTATTGGAGAGGATTAGAAGAAGAGAGCCTTATTGGCCAATCTGGGTTGCAAAAGCATTGAAATATGGAATTAATGTTGACACAATATATGAATTGACTGGGATAGACAAACATTTCCTGAAGCAAATACTAGGTGTGGTGCAATTCTATGAAAATCTAAAGAAAATTAGACAAGTAGAAAATATTGATGAGAAGAGCCTATCTAAAATCGTAGCCGAGGGCAAAAGACTTGGCTTTTCTGATGAGCAGCTTGCTAAAGCTCTTGGCATGGACATGGATAAAATTAGGGAGATTAGGAAAAGGCATGGAATAACCCCAGTGGTTAAGCAGATAGATACCTTAGCAGCTGAGTGGCCTGCTCAAACAAACTATCTCTATTTAACACACAATGGGTGGGAGCATGACATTTCCTTTGTAAGTGAAAAGCCAAAGATTATGGTTCTTGGAGCAGGTGGATTCAGAATTGGAGTTAGTGTTGAATTTGATTGGAGCATTGTTTCATTTGCTGATGAGGCTCGAAAACTTGGATATGAAGTTATTGTAGTTAATTACAATCCAGAAACTGTTTCAACTGATTGGGATATGAATGAAAAGCTATATTTTGATGAGATAACAGTTGAAAGAGTTATTGACATCTATGAACTGGAGAAGCCAAGAGGAGTAGTGGCTTTTCTTGGTGGTCAAATATCAAACAACATTGCATGGGAACTAGAGAAAAGAGGGTTATTGTTACTTGGCTCAGCAGGTTATAGTGTTCATAGAGCTGAGAATAGAGCACTGTTTAGCAAGCTCCTCGATGAGCTAGGTATTAAGCAGCCACCATGGATTGAAGCAACAAATGTAAATGATGTTGTGAAATTTGCTGAAGAAATCGGTTACCCAGTGCTTGTTAGACCAAGTTATGTGCTAAGTGGTTCTGCAATGAACATTGCATGGAACAAGAAAGAACTCATAGACTACATAACAAGAGCTGCTAAGATATCTCCCAAATATCCTGTTGTAGTTTCAAAGTTTATTGATAATGCAATTGAATTTGAAATAGATGCTGTAGGCGATGGAAAAACAGCTGTTGGTACAGTAATAGAGCATATAGAGTATGCTGGCGTTCATAGCGGAGATGCAACAATGACCATTCCATATAGGACATTGCCAAGAGAAATTGTGGAAAAGGCATGTAAAGTGGCTATGAAGTTAAATGAGGTTTTGAATATTAAAGGGCCATATAATCTCCAAATGCTTTATAAAGATGGAGATATATATGTTATTGAATTGAACCTGAGAGCTAGTAGATCAATGCCATTCACAAGTAAAGTAACTGGGTATAACCTAATGAAGGCAGCTGTTGAAGCTGCTTTGCTTAACAAACTTAATACGGTTGTTTTTGAAAATAAGTTCAACTTATTATTGCCAAAATGGTTTGGAGTAAAATCACCTCAATTCTCATGGGCAAGACTAAGAGGCTCTTATCCATTTCTAGGGCCAGAAATGAGAAGTGTTGGAGAGGTTGCTGTAATATCAAGGAAATTTGAAAATGCATTTATTTTAAGCTGGCTTAGCGTTTCTGGAAATAAATTACCATCGAAAGACAACATTATATTAATATACAATCCAATGCAAAAAGACTATGTAGAATTGTACGAAGCATCAAAAACACTTTCCAATGCAGGCTATACTGTAGTTACTATAGATACAATGCCTGTTAAAGGTGTTGATGCAATTTCTGAGACAAAAGTTGTTGAGTATATGATAAATAATAAAGTTGATCTAGTTATAACAACTGGTTATGCGCCGGAAAAAGACTACAGGATTAGAAGATATGCAGCAGACTTGGTTGTACCAATGATTCTAAATCATAGATTAGGAGCAGAATTTGCAAAAAGCTTATCTAAATTCACTTTAGATAATGATGATATTAAAGATATGAAAATGTTTTGGACTAGAATAGAGGATATTATAATGCCCATTGCATAAACATTTTTACCTACTTAAGTCAAACACTTTTCTATAAATCATTGCTAAAGCTTATGCTCAATTATTTGAAGTACTTATTATATTTATAGTCTTGTATTGTTCTCATAAACAAAACAAGTCTCTAAGATGAGTTAATCAATATGCTTTTCTCTCCTTTCTTCGAAACCCCATCCTAACTCCAGTAATCACTATATCACTATTAAAAACTTTAACTGCTATTCCAATTATTATAACACATATTATTATTGATGATGCAAATGATGAAAATGCTAGCATAACCATTTTGGGTGAAAGCCTTGTCATCGCTAAGACGTATACTGTGGGAGCAACTAAAATACCATAAATTATGGAGGTCATAATGTTAAGAGGCATTGATATGAATAGTGATGCTATGCCAAAGCCTATGTATATAAACGTTATTGGTGTGGCCAATATTCCTGCTGTTCTTTCATCTGATGATATAGAGCCTATTAAAACTCCTATAGCTCCACTATATATCAATCCTATTACAAGTGATGCTATAACATATACTGCAAAATCAGGTGTAATAAAATCTAGGTTAAGTGGTATAGCTAGCATATTCTGGCTTTTTCCAACTGGTTGAGATATCTGGCTTATCATGAAGAATAGTGCTAGATAATATATGAGACCAGTTAAAAAAGCCATTACAGCAGATCCAGCTATTTTAGCTAAAACAATTTCTCTTCTTGGAACTGGTTGAGATAGAAGCATTTCAAAAGCCTTCTCAACTTTTTCTATAGCTGTTAAACTGGCTGCTGAGGATGTTGTTAAACCCATCATAAATGATAGAATGAGTATTAGTGCTGTCACCAACTGCACAAAATTGTTTATTTGCTGAATACTCATAGCCTTTCCAAAGACTATAACACTTGAGTTTAATACAACGTATCTTTCCTGTGGAAGTGAATAGTTGTACAATATGCTTATAACCCGTGTAATGACTTTTGACAAAATTGATGAAACTAATTGAAGCACACCAATCTTTGCTTGTAAACTAATTTGCGACAAATCCTCTATCTTAGTATAACCCAAAACAACAATAGGAAGTCCAGATGTAGCATTTTCTGTAAAGCCTTTTGGAATCACTATAACATATGGACTTTTATCCAACGCATAACCAAGGTCTGAATAGAGCTTAACTCCACCAGCTAAAGAAACATTAAAATTCTTTACCACTAAGTTTACAAACTGATTATTTTCCTCAGCAACAACACCAATATTTAATTTTGTTGTTTCCTGAATTGTTTGCGAAATACCAGCTCTAGTAATACTTCCAATAAATCCATAGAAAACAAATATGAGCAATAATGATGCTATAAAGGCAGGGTTTCTAAGTATAGCTTTAATCTCTCTAAGAATAAGTTGTTTAAGAGGCATATTAATGTCCTCAGAACTAACTAGGTTTTGCAGACCTTCTTTAAAAACTTTACAATTTAATTTAAAGCAACACAATTCTACAACAGCGTTAAAGGCGCAATGACTAAAGAGCTTAAAAAGGTTTGTTTAAACAGTAGTCTGGTAGTTTTTGCAGCATATAATTATGTGTGCAGGGAGCTATTCAATGACAACTGCAAATCAAATCTATTTAATGAAGAAACTTGAGGAAAGGTATGGTAGTGTAGGTAAAGTTGCAGGAAGATATTTGGCAGCAGGGCTATCTGTAGAATTTATGCATCCAACGCGATACGGACCTATACACATTGTTGTTAGAGGAAATAACTCTGTTTTTGCTATAGATGTTTTTGACAAACCTGGTAAACTAAGTATAGATGATGTTAAAACATTAATAGAGAAAGCGAGACTTATCAAAGCAAAGCCCATACTATTTCTATATTCCAGTGCTGCTAAAGTTGATGATGATGTTTACAAGTTCTGTATAGAGAATGGTGTTAAGATAAAGATGCTCAAAAAAGAATAGAGGTTGAGACACATGGCTCAAAGAATGCATGACAACACAATTTCAGAAGCTGTATTAAGTGTTGCAAAGCTAATGGCAATATCAGCAATAACAGCTCCAAAAGCTAGAGGCATAGACAATGTAGTTGTTAAGATTTTGAGTGATAGAGATTCTATAGAATTATTGGCTAAGAAAATGGAGGAGCTTTCCAAAGAGTATGGGGAATTCTTTGCAAGAGATGCTAGCAATGTGAGAAGAAGTGCTGCTGTTGTTTTAATAGGTTGTAAAATAATTAGAATGGGCTTAAAAAATCCAGCTAAATGGGTCTTAGATGCTGACACTGTGTGTAACATAGTTAATCTTGGTATTGCAATAGGTTCTGCAGTTAAAACAGCTTCAATACTAAATGTTGATAATAGAGTGATGTTTAGTGTGGGTGTTGCTGCACAAGAACTTGGTCTTATAGATGCTGACTATGCCTTTGGAATTCCACTTTCTGCTTATCCAAAGAGTATCTATTTTGATAGGGTATGGCCACCAAAATAGTTCATATTATGAATGGGATTATGTATATAGGTGTTGAAGATAATGAGTTTAGAAGCAATTTTTACTAAATTCTCAATAAGGTCTAGAAGTATAGAAATTAGAATACAATGCACTAGTTGTTGAGACTTATGGATTTTGCAACAGTGTTTCAATACATTACGGTGTTTATAGTATCCTTTCTTCCCATAGCTGAAGTTAGAGGAGGTATACCTCTTGCATTCTACTACTTCTACAATAGTTCAAGTAAGCTAGCTTTTGCTGTTACACTAGCAGTTATAGGCAATCTTCTAATAGCTCCATTTGTTCTTTATCTGCTTAAATACCTTGATTACATCATTAGAAACTCTAATGTGATTCCAAATAGAATTAGAAAAGCATATTTATGGGTAATTAACTATGTTAAGAAAAAAAGTATGAAATTTGAGAGATATGAGGTACCAGCACTTGCAATATTTGTTGCTATACCTCTTCCAGCCACAGGTGCTTGGACAGCATCACTTATAGCATTTTTAATTGGAATGGAAAAGAAAAAAGCGTTAATAGCCATAGAAATTGGGGTTTTGGGAGCCTCAGCAATAGTACTACTAACATGTTTACTAGGCTTAACAATACTTAAAAAACTGTTTTTAATACCATAAAAAGTGGATGATGAGTCCTAGACCAGGCTAATTGGTGAAGAGTCTCCAAATAGCTGAAAAACACTGAATATATTATTTACTTTTCTGAATTTTCTTGAGATACTCTATGATTCCACCTGATTTCAAAATATCTAGAGCCATTCCACTTAAACCTTTGCACATTATTCTCTTAGAATTGTTTATTATAGCTTCACCAGATTCTATATTAATTTGAATAAAGTCGCCATCTTTAACCTCGTTAGATATTTCAGGACATATAATTACTGGTAATCCATTGTTTATAGCATTTCTATAGAATATCCTAGCAAACGACTCTGCCACAACAGCTTTTACACCAGCAGCTTTAATGGCTATAGCTGCTTGCTCTCTTGAAGAACCCATTCCAAATACTTTACCAGCTACTATTATAGCTCCACGTGCCTTCTTATGAAACTCTGGATCCAGAGGTTCAAACACGTGTTGTGCAAGGTATTCTGGATCTGTATACTTTAGATGCTTTGCTGGTATAATTACATCAGTATCTATTTTATCCCCCAACTTTATGACTCTGCCCTCGACAATCACATCACATCACCTGGCTCAACAATTTTACCACTAACAGCTGCTGCAGCAGCTATAGCTGGTCCAGAGAGATATATTTTTGCTTGAGGGCTACCCATTCTACCAACAAAATTCCTATTAGATGTTGATAAAACAACTTCATTAGGTGCTGCAATACCGAAATGACCTCCTATACAAGGACCACAAGTTCCATATGTTACAATGCATCCTGCTTCAACAAGTGTTTGTATATATCCAAGATTCAAAGCCTTTCTAAAAACATTCCATGAAGCTGGTATTGCTATACACCTTGTTTTAGCCTTTTTACCTTTCATTATTTTTGCAGCTATTTCAAAATCCGATAGTCTTCCATTTGTACATGAACCTATAAATACATAATCTACTTCAGTTCCCCACACATCCCTCACACTCTTAACATTGTCAACACTATGTGGTGCTGAAACAAGAAAATCAACTTTGTCAAGCTCAATAGTATACTCATCAACATACTTAGCATCAGGATCTGGTGTAACGATTTTGGGTTCAAAACCCCTCTCACTTCTTATATAATCAACTGTAACAGAGTCTGGTATAAACATGAGTGTATCAGCATTCATTTCAATACCCATGTTAGCAACAGTTACTCTGTAATCCATTGGAAAGCTATTGGGATTGTCAACAAAAACCTCTATGGACATTCCATTGAAGTAATCAGATTTGAAAACCCTTAGTATTTCCAAGGCAACCTCCTTGCCTGTAATCCACTCCCTGGGACTTCCCACAAGCCTTATCTTAAATGGTTGTGGAACTGTAAGCCACGTTTTACCAGTTAAAACAATTGCAGCAATATCGCTTGCACCAAGCCCTTGTGCAAAAGCACCCAATGCTCCTGAGGTAGTTGTATGGCTATCAGCAGCCATAACAACTTGTCCAGGCAAAACATATTTTTCTATCAATACCTGGTGAAGTATTCCAAAGCCAGCATCGTGGAAATTCTTAATGTTATATCTCTTAGCAAATAATCTTATGTTTTGTTGAATTTCAGCACTTCTAACATCTGGTGGTGGAACAAGATGATCAAATGCTATCACAAGGGAATCTAGATTATGTATTCTTGTTTCACCAAGTTTTTCAAGAACCTCAATTACGTGATACCCTGTTAAATCGTGAAAAGCCACAATGTCAACTGCAACCTCTACAACATCTCTAGGCGAAACACTTCTTCCTGAGGCTCTTTCCAAAATTTTTTCTGTGAGAGTCTTACCCATTGACATGCACCAAATAAGCTGCAATTACACAAAAATAAAAACTTGATTGAAGCTAGTAAATTCAATGTTCATAATCTAAATCTTCTTTCAACTTTTTTAACTTTTTTCTCCCAATCCACACCAATTCTTTTCTTCAATCCTTTAACATTGTTTACATAATTTATCGCAGACAAAGCTGCTATAACTCCTGAAGCAGCAGCTATTACAGCTTGTTTATATGGAGTATTGCTTGCAAGATCACCTGCAGCAAAAAGACCTGCTGTCTTTGTTTCTCCTAGATTATTCACAATCACTTCTCCTCTCTCATTTAAGTCAACGAATGGCTTTAGAAAATCTATTCTTGTTTCAAACCCCATTTCAACAAATAAAGCATCTACAGAAAGCTCCACCTTCTCACCATCTCTATCAACAACTACCTTCTCCAGCTTTCTATCACCATGTATAGCAACAACTTTATACCCCTCGAATATTTTCACATTTGCAAATCTCTTTGCATGCTCTATACTTAAATCTTTTTGATAAGGCACAATATAGTAAACTTCTTTAGCTAGAGGAGCAAGCAATTCAATGTTCTCAACACCCTTTTCACCAAAGCTTACAAGAGCCACAGCCTTCCCCTTGTATAAAGGAGCATCACAAATAACACAATAGCTCAACCCTCTGCCAACAAATAGGTCCTCATTAGCTAGGCCAAGCTTTCTTGGAGCCTTTCCACAAGCTGCAACAATAGCTATAGACTCTATAACTAAACCCTTCTTTGTTTTAGCAATGAAGACATCACCTCTTTTCTCCAATAACATAACTTCATCTATAATGATTTCAGCACCAAAGCCTTGTGCTTGTTGCTGAATTTTTAATACAAGGCTTAAACCACTCGAAGATTCAAACCCAGGGTAATTCTCTATAACACTAGCATAGGATAGTTGACCACCTATGTCAGCAGCTACTACAACAACTTTAAGATTTTGTCTTGCAATATATAACGCTGCTGATAAACCAGCTACACCACCACCAATAACAAGAACATCACTTTTAATAACAGCTTCCTCACTCATTGCTAGCCACATTCTAATACAGCCTCTTCTTATTTCATTACATCATTATCTGAATTTAAAATATTTTTTATAATAAATTAATACTTGCCAACTTTATTTAAATTCTTATAACGATTTATATAAATGATGAAATATTTTTATGAGTGAATATATCACTACAATACAAGAGTTTCATTACTTTATATACAATAAACTTTATTCCCACAATAACTAAAGTTGATGTGGGTATAGAAATGGGTTACAATGAAGAGAAGATAAAGGAGGATATAGTTAATGTAATGAGAAATTTATATAGAAGAGGCTTAGTTTCTGCCTTATCTGGCAATGCAAGTATTAGAATTCAAGGATCAAACTATGTTTGGATTACTCCAAGTGGCATATTTAAAGGTGGTTTAAGAGTTGATGACTTGGTTAAAATTGATTTGAATGGAAATGTTATTGAAGGGTTTAGAAAGCCCTCAAGTGAGTGGAGATTTCATGTTGCAATATATAAAAGCAGACCTGATATCAATGCAGTAATCCATGCTCATAATCCAATAACTGTTGCTTATTCTATTGCAGGTTTAAGACTTGATGAGTCTTTGTTATCTGAAGTGCTATTGTTTATAA
This genomic stretch from Ignisphaera cupida harbors:
- a CDS encoding class II aldolase/adducin family protein, whose amino-acid sequence is MGYNEEKIKEDIVNVMRNLYRRGLVSALSGNASIRIQGSNYVWITPSGIFKGGLRVDDLVKIDLNGNVIEGFRKPSSEWRFHVAIYKSRPDINAVIHAHNPITVAYSIAGLRLDESLLSEVLLFIKRIEYIPYIEPGTEALAKLVGEKARTGCNAMILEKHGVIGMGRDIYEAEMIVESLEDLAYAQLLSKLIRFLSRE